In the Agelaius phoeniceus isolate bAgePho1 chromosome 11, bAgePho1.hap1, whole genome shotgun sequence genome, one interval contains:
- the LOC129125149 gene encoding uncharacterized protein LOC129125149, translated as MSSDGAENPISSTLTQGLKRKRGRPKKQPQEDGGNTAIIPQDAVEPQPVKKPRGRPKGSKKITVLTGGTAEPSAGKRRRGRPRKWPQAVVQEGESQEGNPLESSDLNLNSAPATQDITGKDGSRSGKTTGLRRCLSNIPAAAQ; from the exons ATGAGCAGCGACGGGGCAGAGAATCCCATCTCATCCACACTGACCCAGGGCCTGAAGAGAAAGAGGGGGAGACCAAAGAAGCAGCCACAG GAGGATGGTGGAAACACAGCTATTATCCCACAGGATGCTGTGGAACCACAGCCAGTGAAGAAACCACGAGGAAGGCCAAAAGGAAGCAAGAAAATTACTGTTCTAACTGGAGGAACG GCAGAACCTTCTGCTGGGAAGAGGCGAAGAGGGAGGCCCCGCAAGTGG CCTCAAGCAGTGGTCCAAGAGGGAGAGTCTCAGGAAGGAAATCCTCTGGAAAGCAGTGACTTGAATTTGAACTCGGCACCAGCCACACAAG ACATCACTGGAAAAGACGGCTCCAGGTCTGGCAAAACCACTGGTCTTAGGAGATGTCTGAGTaacatccctgctgcagctcagtaG